The Lolium rigidum isolate FL_2022 chromosome 1, APGP_CSIRO_Lrig_0.1, whole genome shotgun sequence region taatatggcatagaacataagaaattatcgatacgtcggagacgtatcagtggtgcgCAATGTTGAGGGGAGAGGGTGCGAGGAGGCTCAGAGAGGGGAGGGGATGATGCTGGTGTGCAGAATGCGTCGAGGGGAGGCTcccttttataggcgcgtgagGGTGCTGAGGCGCGGCCGAGGTCGACGGCGAGGTCGTCGTTCCAAGGAGGCGAAGGGGCAAGGAAGgggcgcaggaggtaggcgacgtcacggcggtaCCTTGAGCATCAATGGCGCGGTACGGCGAGGCGTACGACTGTCGGGCGATGGCGCGTACTGGCGCGGCAGAGGCGGGATTTCGTCCTTGTctctggcggcggcgggcacgggtcgggctcaagcgcgtgtctggcggcgttGTGGTGGCGCTGCGATGCTCCACGCGGCAAGAGAGGGGTCAAGGGGTGCACGTGCTGGTGGGTTGGCGCGTGGCCAGTGGGCGTCCTTGGGCGTACCCGTGCGACGTCAGCGGCATGGTCTGGCCGTCCTGGGCGCGCACGTTCCGGCGGCTGTCGGCGTCCTTGCGATCAATGGCTTGTACCATCGTACTCAGGAGATCCAGGGAGACTTGGAGGACACGGTGGTCTTGGTTGGGGaagaagggagagaggggtggtgcggcatggtggtgacatggccggcatggccatgtccttgCCTCCTTAGGGTTTTTCCTTGGGCTCCTATACAGGCATGAGTtagagaggggacaagggaaGTGGAgtgtgcacttagggttaggctaaCACTATGCCAAATAGTGTTTTGGATTTGTTCCATATTTGAAAATTGCAAACTTTGCCAAAATTGGTTGAGCTCatgtggttccaaaatttgaaaatggttcATTTGGATaggttgcaaatgaccagagacaaatacaagtggtggtggaattttaaaaatcagaGAAATGCAAATTTGCAAAATGTGAGATTGTTGCACATGTTAAAAAGTCCTAACTTTACATGAGCATAGATTTTGATCCAAAGTAAATTTGGCATGGttatctttacaaaagttgttcatcttgatgtcctcttggatgacatgcaaagaattgggaaagtttagtttgaaaaacttgagatagaggggctcaaagtagtgaccagattataaaagacagatttgaccattattctatgtgttcacaaattgagtttaaatttgatttgatttgtgtttctttgattccaaaagttgtaataagtgtttattaacataacacaactaatggtgaagaccaaaatggtctagggtaaagatttgcaaaaatggcataaaccatatgtgagggttttgtgattttctactttttattcttttctttttctttgcttcactttggcATGGGTgaagtttatttggtgttagattgagttgggtaaagggttcaaaccaATTTGGGACAATGGGGATGCCTAGGgtaagatttgatattttggctaagtgccacatatacctctatgcatatgttggatttcattttgtttctcacttgaattggttggtaggtgcttggttgagtgtgttgaggtatttccaaaccaTCTACCAAGGTAGACAAACAAAGTTTTAGCATTTGCAAAAGTAgccaggcttgcatatgcctttttcttatttaagctctttttctttttattttgtttttccaaggttggtgacaagagagatggggtttagggtttagtggggttcaccactatttagcaaaaataataaaggtagggttcaagaattACCTATGagagctataggcccacatatgtctcTTTaccttattttgggtttctcaaaatagctccacttgagaaggttagggtttagggttttttcttatttgatttctttctcttttattttatttggttggtgatcttcacttgatcactttagggttttaaggGTTATCACAAGCATaagaacactcatcatggcaaaagacAGATATTATGTATGAGCACTAGACATAGCACTCTATGttggaaaagtttttgttggttctcatttttggaaaaaggaaattcattttctctttgttttaaaaatttggggtgttacaacaaCTTGTAGTAGCgtataaatatatgcaacttttattttgaaataaaaagATGAAATAAAAGGGGGGCGGTGGGGGGGGGAGGGGGTTGCTGCACCCCTTAAACCCTAAAGTAGCAGCgttctgcgcgcgccacgtagaggtccttttgtcgcgggtcgtaatacaacccgcgacaaaaggggttgtcccctgcgcgccctgcgcctgccacgtggtggaccatatgtcgcgggtggtaactgacccgcgacaaaagagccTAACGACCCGCCACAaatgccctgttttccactagtgcatgcCTATTTTATAGTGCAGTCACCAAAAAAGGGGACTTTTTTGTTCCGTGGGCATGCTTGGCCTCCATGCGATGAAATTATCATTGCGTGTGTGAAATGAGAATAGTGTTCTTATTTTTAACACTTCAGAGGATGGATGTTTCAAATAACGCTACATAATAATGCATGCCGAATTTAAGTTGCGGACATGGAAAATACAGATTCACCACTTAAGACCTTATTCGGTTTGATAGATTGAAATTATTTAACATAATTGAGGGCGGTTAAATCTCATATAAATCAAAATCACCACAAATCTCTTCCAATCTAGTGAAATCCACTTGGGAAATGGATTAGCCGCGGCCAACTTCGACTTCTTCACCGCGGCCAAAATCCAGCCTCccatcctccaccaccaccgccaccggagTCATTCACACCGGAATCGGGCGCGCCGCCGTACGCGCCCAACCTGGGCGACGATATGACGTAAGGTATGAATATCAATTGGTAGGATATGTGTAGATGAATAGCATTTGGTAGCGTATGTCTAGATGAATATCATTTGGTAGAATATTTGTAGATGTGTAGTAATtgatacaacatttttatgtagtGTTGATGCGAGACATTCATTTCACATATGTCCAACCTGGGGCGCAGATTCATTCTAGTCATGCACATACAACTGAAGTTGCAAATGATGATGAAGAACAAGATGAAGGTGCAAAAGATGATGGTGACAATGAATGATTGTTGTTTTTTACTAGTGTTTTTGCATGAACTTTGTTTCTCATTTGGTGGTCTTCAACTATGTCTTGCTTTTGAACTATGCTCTAGATTTGAGTTGTTATGTTGAACAagtcattttttttttgtgttcacAATTATTCATGGTTGCATATTGTTGTTTGATCAAGGGCCAAAACCCCACCGCACACCCTTCGTTTTTGCGCATCTGGTGAAGCGTTGCAAACCGCGCGCTATATTTTTCAGCATCTGAAATAGTGCTGAACATCCGCGTGCACTAAAACAGAAAATCTGGCGTTGTAAATTAATTTTAGCGCACACCGCTTTAGCgcgtctgttagagatgctcttactagcAAATTGGGTAGATCAAAGGCTTGAAGTGTAACTTGTCAAACGGGTAACTAGCAAACTCTATTTATCTACACGAGACAAACTTTTATTTGCAAAAACGTGAAAGTGTTGTAGTGAACATTATAGTAAGAGGTTTTAACTTAGATGTGATATAATACCTGGAAAGTGCTTTTGGCTCCCCAGTTTCAGTGCTCTCaccatttaaaaaaaataaaaagtatttttacaagttatcaaaaaatttgaaaataattttggaGATTATcagtgatacatctcacaatcatgcaaaatttcaaccgaatttttttttattttttgctagacaaaaatgacaaaatctgatatattttagagatttgaaaatgactactcagatctacactTTTATCATTTTTATATAGCTTAGAGCATAAAGTATttaaaattgatattttacatCCAAGTGCGATATATTatgtggatttttttattttttaaacttAAAAATACAATTTATGATTATTTTTAAAAACTAGATCACTAGCCCATGTGCACCAACTCTCCATCCCTTCCCTcgatatctataatatctataaagttcatccccactaagatgcatttaatgtttgcaagcttgaATTTGGTGCAGCCACGTCACTCTAAATCTTTCTATCCGTTTGATAGTAAATCTGTGGTCACCACTCACCCTATAGCGCAGTAACTAAATATTTCTCTACATGTTTAACGCACGAGCTACCGGCACATATGCATTCGCTTGCCTAGCCAGCACGGCCACTTGATGCAATTTCACACACATGCCAAATTTATTATTCAATTCTCCCTTTCCCGTCGGTTTCAGTTGCTTTGCTTCCCTTTTTTAACTCTCCTATAACTGGCAATTAAAACACAGACATTAAGTCGTGTGTCTCCTCCGCTGCCATCCCCACTACGTCCCTCCATAGTCTACAGCCCCACTAAACATTATATATCCCCCCCCATCACACACAAGTCGCAGACTCGCAGCTCCACAGGCAGCACATTCGTTTCACGGAACACAATGGAACCACAGATGCCATTTTGCAGCCACTTCCGTGATGAGCCGACATCTTCTCACCCGCTGAGGCCTCATGAATCTCTCTGGCCAGCATCGCTATGTGTCGCCGACTTAGGTGCTGACAATCACCACTGCAATAGATCAGCGGAGTTCATGTTCGGTAATACATATCTGATAACAAGATTAGTTGTCTTATTTCATGGAGTAATAAAGCTTATCCCTGCTCCGATCTGCGTTTTTGATATCCGATGATCCCATTTGCCTCTCATCCTTTTTGTTTGCCTGAAGATTGGTAAAATTCCTGTGTGAACTTCCCTCCCTCCGTGCATAAAAGAATTGAAATAAACGTGGGTTCTCAATGTGCATCTATCAATAAAACATAGCTGACTTGATTCAGGTTCTTTCTTAACCTTTTTTTGCTGTTGCAGGTTACAgtcaaaagagaaaataaaaagagaagcaGCACCGTGGTGTACAACTATCTCCTATTGTGTAAAGTGATTGATTCTTTGACATGAGCCCTCAAGCTGCCTGAACCCACAGTTCGTCAGAGTGCATAGACATGGGTGCTTCTAGATTTCCTCAGCACGAGCTCTCCAGCTTCGTCATCTTCAGAACTATGTAACAACAAGGAAATAAACCATGTTGAAGTACTTGAAGAGAGACAACTGTACATGAGCTTAGTCATATAATATGTTCTCAAACTTACTATGGTACATCAATATCAATTTCAGCTGTCCAAAACTGTTTAAAGGTCAGCTGGAACAATATGGTGGTAAGGAAGTTCAAAAAGATAATATAGATTATCAGTCTGCAACCAGCCATCCATTCTGGTGCCCTTCAAGTAACTTGTGACGCAGTGAATTCAGAAATACATATCCAATTGATATATGGAATACATCGCGCGGTTTATAAATTAGGTGGAAAAAGGAGCAGCCACATGATGTGAAAGACTGTCTGAGGTCTAATTTTGTTTACCCGTCTAAGGAGCATAAAATTCCCATACATTTTCAGTGTAAATCAATTCTTTTGTGGAAAGTAAAATAATTGTTGTATTTAAACATACAATGATAAGCAGTGCACTATCACAAGAAATGGACGGTTCAAATTTAATCATAGATAAATGATGAAATCATGTGGTAGTAGTATAAGGAAATATATATAGTACGCTCGAAAGGAGCTATATTTTTCATGTATGATTCTCACGGCAACGCATGACCAAAATCAAATAATTAATTAGCTATATGCTTTCGCATTTTAATTGTATATGCAAATGAGCATTATTTTTATAGATTGTTCATGTTATTTTTTGCATACAAAAAAGAATCATGTCTAAtgcccgccgcaacgcgcggggtaccaACTAGTACATAAGATTTGTCTGAAACCGTAGAAGTGGATCTTTCCTGGATAACAGCgtatttttttttttatctcagcGTTTTGGGAATGCTGCAGTCAAACAATTTTCTCTCTCCTTCGAACGAATGGAGTACCACTGGTTTCCACACTTCCACTGCTCAGTTCCATTGCCCCGCCGCTCGCCGAATCCAGCGCCGCGATGCACCCGCACGCCACGGGGGTCGAGAAGGCGGCCGCGCCGTACGGGTCCTGGGAGTCGCCGAtcagcgccgccgccgtctccgccgccgGGAAGGCCGTCGAggggctcgccgtcgccggcgacggccggcTCCTCTGGGTCGAGACGCGTCCCGAGGAAGGAGGGTACGCGAAAAACAACCCACCCACCCCATCTCGCAGCCCCCAAACCTTAGCACCCATCTTCGCTGAGGTTTGTCTTCCATCTTCTGCAGGCGCGCTGTTCTCGTGAAGGAAGGGGCGGGGGAAAACGGCGGAAATTTGAATGTGACGCCGCAGGAGTTCGCTGTGCGGTCCCTGGCGCAGGAGTACGGCGGTGGCGCCTTTGCTGTGCAAGGGGATGTTGTTGTGTTCTCCAATTACAGCGACCAGCGCCTGTACAAGCAAACCATAGGAGGTATGGAGGAGCAAGCTCGTTCAGATAGCGATTGCTTCCTACAGTATCTATTAGTGTCACGGCTTATAATCGTGGACAGGCGCATTGCTGTTGCATACCACACTTGCACTTTACACTTTTTTTTGCAGTAGCATAACTTAAATCAAGAACAGGTGTTTGCTCTCTTACTTCTGCATTTTTATGAGACAAGAAGTGTGCCTTTCATATCAGATTCAAATTACATATGGTCTGTTGCTAGCTACTTGTGTCATGTTGGGATGCTCATGGTTTGCATCATGCTGGGGTCTCCATACTTGAGGGGTATAAAAAGCAACATCTCCATTAACATGAAGTAGCTTTGATTTTAATATACTGATTGTAATGTTTgacttgaaaaaaaaaactattctgCATCTTTCTAGCCTATATTGTGACTTTTTAGAGAGGCACTTACTGTACAGTGCTTCTCCAGATTTTCAGAAAAAATAGGGTATCATGTAATGGTATTTCAAAACATTATGTTTTGTTGGTTTCAGATAACTCGCCACTACCTCTGACACCAGATTATGGTGGTTCAGTAGTCCGCTATGCGGACGGTGTCTTTGATCCTCACTTCAGCCGTTACATCACTATAATGGAAGGTGAACAGAACTCCAGATACATCATGTCAATAGTGCTTTCTACATTCTCTTGAGAACAAATATATATCCAATTTGATGACAGATCACCGAAAGAGTAGCTCAAATCCCATCACAACAGTTGCTGCTGTGAGCACAAGTGTTGGAGATGTTAATGGTAAGAAGAACAGAGGATTACACACCTGTTGCGCTAACTTCTGCTGAAGATCCTTCCGGATTATCCAAATAATGTTCTCACTTTTTTTTTGGCTTAGAACCAACTGTGCTGGTCAGTGGGAATGACTTTTATGCCTTTCCACGCATCGATCCAACTGATAAGCGCATGGCATGGATTGAATGGAGTAACCCAAACATGTCATGGGATAAAGCCCAACTATGGGTTGGCTATTTCTCCAGCAAAGGGTAATATCtcatttgcatgctttgtttgtttcaaattgtTTGCCTGTTTGTCTATTGCACTTTTTTGGTGAAAAAGGATATTTACTTTACCTGTTGCTGTATAATGAAGGATGTATTTAGACCCTTTTCTGGAAATATACTGAAGGATGTTGTTGGATCCTTTAGCACTGTCTATTTTTGAATGACATGTAGCCAGTTCAGGGCAAATGCTAGTTTTCTAGATTGTATTTAAACATTATCTTGGTCATTGTAGCATCGGATATTCGTGTGTTCAGAATGTACCAGATGATCAATTAATCGGATATTTCTGTTTTGTAATCCTTTAGTCTGAAAAGCAAAAGGCGAGTGATTGAGTTGTGTGTTGGTTCAAGTATGCAAGAATTCTTACTTATCTTCTCCTAAGGTGTTCTGATGTATTATAGTATCTATTATGTGCAGAGAGGTACAAAAACGTATTTGCGTTGCTGGTGAAGACCCAACGTTTGTGGAAGCTCCGACTGAACCCAAGTGGTCTTCGAAAGGTGTTTTGCTTTTCGGCGTACTCTAGTTTGATGTTCAAACTAATTCCATACATGTTTCCACATGATTAATTGAGTTTCTTCATATTAAATTGTTCAGTATGTACTTCACTAAAAAGATGCAAATTATATTTCAGAATCTCATTTACTCTGACTAATTTTTCTTTAGGTGAGCTATTCTTCATAACAGACAGACAGAGTGGGTTTTGGAATATTCATAAATGGGTATGATTTTTCCAACTTGTTAATTTCTGATATGTTTTCCATTTTCTCCCAATTTGTTAAACTATTTAGTTGTAGCATGGAGTAGCCGGTAGTAGATGTATGTCCTGATTGCCACTGGCATATCTCCATATTTGTTACTTGCACCTATCCTTTCACAATCTAATTTCTTATTTAAACAAATAAAATTACATTTTACATTCATATGTATCTATTCACACAAACAATTGTGATAAATCACTTTGTTGCTGAGTTATTATTTTGGCAAGCCCATAGACTGATATTGTTGGTATTATGTTGATGGCCTACTATAATAATCTCCCTAACTAGAAGGGTGGTAACATTGATTAGGTTCTTTGCACATATGGTTTTTGTTTGGGGAATTATTGATTTGTTTTTCCTTACTTATTGTGCCAATTCGCTTATGACAGGATGAGCAGAGCAATGTAGTAGTACAAGTTTACTCGATCGATGCTGAATTCTCAAAGCCAATGTGGATCTTCGGTGTCAGCTCCTATGATTTCCTAAGAAATGATGACTCAagtcagaaaatagcttgctgctacAGGTTCATCACAATTTATTGACTACTTTTTATGGTTGTATGTGGTTCAGAAAAATGAACTTATCTTACTTATCCAGGCAGAATGGAGAGTCATATGTTGGGTTGCTGGACCATAATTCGGGGTCTTTTTCAAAACTTGACCTTCCCTTCTCTTCTGTAACTAACATAGTAAGTACACAATCTGATGACTTACCTCAAAAATTAATTGATAGTACATTGCATTCCTTAAATTTGTTAAATGGTGATCTATAAATTACTTTCTTTTATTTGTTAGGTTTCTGGAGATGGGTCTTTCTATGTTGAGGGCGCATCTGGTAGTCTTCCAGTCTCAGTAGCGAAGGTTTGTTGAACTACTTTCATGAATTTGTTGTTTATGCTAAATGTCTACTATGAGATCCTGCAGCTTGCACCCCTTGCTTAATCATATATTTTGAACCAGGTGACACTGGATGAAAAGAGAACAATGGCAACTGACTTCTCTATagtctggtcctcctcggaggacATTACGAAATATACATCCTACTTTAGTTTGCCTGAATTTATGAAGTTCCCAACTGTAATCCCGGGACAGCATGCTTATGCTTATTTCTATGCTCCACACAATCATATTTTCCAAGGTTCATCGGATGAAAAGCCCCCATTATTGGTTAGAACCCATGGTAATCTATCAAATCTTTGTTGTATCTTAATGTTCATAGTACCAAAAGCATACTGTATGCACTctgtcaaaagaaaaagaaaaaagcataCTACATGCTGGCTTGTGCAAAATATGTTTTACGTTCATTCTTGTTGCCAATGTCTGCCGTTCATTGCCAATTTTCATCAGAAAACATAATTTGTCTAAAGATGAACAGTTGCTGGTCTGCTAGCTTTCTGTTTACATTGCTTGTGCTCTTATGATGATAAAAGGGCACACAATAGTGGAATAGTGCTAGCTGTATTCACCAACTTATCAGATTTCTAAGGCTAGTGAAATGAATGGTTGCTCTAATTGGCTGGCCAAATATCACAACAGCGGAACTGAGAACTTCGCTTGACATTACTGCAATTATTTAGGTGGACCTACAGATGAAGCACGCGGGATTCTGGATCTTAGTGTGCAGTACTGGACGAGCCGAGGATGGGCACTCGTTGATGTTAACTACGGGGGGAGTGCAGGTATTTGTCTCTTAATTTTGTCAGCTATTCTATCTGATGAAGAACATCCTGCGTTCTATGTACTTGCACATCTGGTGCATGTGTTATTTAATGAAATCCATTCTCTTATTTACAAAAGCCTTAATCTGTTAGTTTAAAAACATGAAAGTTGTAATAAGTATTCTCTATGTTTTTCTTCAAGGCTATGGGAGAGAGTATCGAGAGAGGCTTTTAGGGCAATGGGGTGTTGTGGATGTAAACGATTGCTGCAGCTGTGCCACATTTCTGGTATGGCTTATTCATAATTTTATTCACTGCATATGATAAGAAAAGATGAATGAATATAATATACAATGCTGATTGTTAAGGTGGAAACTGGAAGAGTGGACGGGCAACGTCTTTGTGTAACAGGAGAATCTGCAGGTGGATTCACAACTTTAGCTTGCCTAGCTTTCAGGGAGACATTCAAGGCTGGTGCTTCTTTATATGGGGCAAGTTCCAAATTACAATTTTCTCTATTTCGGCTGAAGTTTATTACAATTCAAAAACTTATATATCTCATAAGCAGATCGCTGACTTGGCTTCACTGAGGGCAGGCATGCACAAGTTTGAGGCATACTATATTGACAACCTTGTGGGTAAGGAACTTTGTACTCATCTTTATGGTGATATGGATGCTCAAATATGCCCAT contains the following coding sequences:
- the LOC124685431 gene encoding uncharacterized protein LOC124685431 isoform X2 yields the protein MHPHATGVEKAAAPYGSWESPISAAAVSAAGKAVEGLAVAGDGRLLWVETRPEEGGRAVLVKEGAGENGGNLNVTPQEFAVRSLAQEYGGGAFAVQGDVVVFSNYSDQRLYKQTIGDNSPLPLTPDYGGSVVRYADGVFDPHFSRYITIMEDHRKSSSNPITTVAAVSTSVGDVNEPTVLVSGNDFYAFPRIDPTDKRMAWIEWSNPNMSWDKAQLWVGYFSSKGEVQKRICVAGEDPTFVEAPTEPKWSSKGELFFITDRQSGFWNIHKWDEQSNVVVQVYSIDAEFSKPMWIFGVSSYDFLRNDDSSQKIACCYRQNGESYVGLLDHNSGSFSKLDLPFSSVTNIVSGDGSFYVEGASGSLPVSVAKVTLDEKRTMATDFSIVWSSSEDITKYTSYFSLPEFMKFPTVIPGQHAYAYFYAPHNHIFQGSSDEKPPLLVRTHGGPTDEARGILDLSVQYWTSRGWALVDVNYGGSAGYGREYRERLLGQWGVVDVNDCCSCATFLVETGRVDGQRLCVTGESAGGFTTLACLAFRETFKAGASLYGIADLASLRAGMHKFEAYYIDNLVGCITGSGNNNIQGYKGQRSTCCFG
- the LOC124685431 gene encoding acylamino-acid-releasing enzyme-like isoform X1 — encoded protein: MHPHATGVEKAAAPYGSWESPISAAAVSAAGKAVEGLAVAGDGRLLWVETRPEEGGRAVLVKEGAGENGGNLNVTPQEFAVRSLAQEYGGGAFAVQGDVVVFSNYSDQRLYKQTIGDNSPLPLTPDYGGSVVRYADGVFDPHFSRYITIMEDHRKSSSNPITTVAAVSTSVGDVNEPTVLVSGNDFYAFPRIDPTDKRMAWIEWSNPNMSWDKAQLWVGYFSSKGEVQKRICVAGEDPTFVEAPTEPKWSSKGELFFITDRQSGFWNIHKWDEQSNVVVQVYSIDAEFSKPMWIFGVSSYDFLRNDDSSQKIACCYRQNGESYVGLLDHNSGSFSKLDLPFSSVTNIVSGDGSFYVEGASGSLPVSVAKVTLDEKRTMATDFSIVWSSSEDITKYTSYFSLPEFMKFPTVIPGQHAYAYFYAPHNHIFQGSSDEKPPLLVRTHGGPTDEARGILDLSVQYWTSRGWALVDVNYGGSAGYGREYRERLLGQWGVVDVNDCCSCATFLVETGRVDGQRLCVTGESAGGFTTLACLAFRETFKAGASLYGIADLASLRAGMHKFEAYYIDNLVGDKQAYFERSPINFVERFTCPVILFQGLEDPVVSPDQATTIYKAIKDKGLPVALVEYEGEQHGFRKAENIKFTLEQAMMFFARLVGHFKVADNITPIKIVNFD